A stretch of Synechococcus sp. MIT S9220 DNA encodes these proteins:
- a CDS encoding sugar transferase: MAVSYKFVYWRRLGDWPGLTGSLLFLLLVWIGASYLFGRYSARPIKGWRESKFLRLGLIVVLVLSIFVFHSWFFVITDAGTRFRGFLIPLLAMASILSITGQMLVRRRGRMVPNWLLVLADHERLLLQKELKCSFLHSSSMPSFLSPEEFESLLLQSEKISEDWVDLTLAISSQVDLNGDAVERLLALRGQGLQIHSLVGWCEIVLHRVPPELIDQRWFIDAEGFSIQPGRLAWRVKRLFDVFGALLLIVLTSPLMILLMFSIRIEDGGPIFYSQIRTGLYGEKIKIWKFRSMRENAESDGIQWASKNDVRITRLGGLIRRLRLDELPQLFAVLSGELSLIGPRPERPELELELVTQLPHYRIRHWIRPGLSGWAQVNYPYGASVSDSRIKLSFDLFYIRNAGFFLDLFILLRTMRLVLKAEGSQPISTSS; this comes from the coding sequence ATGGCGGTGAGTTACAAGTTTGTCTATTGGCGTCGCTTAGGAGACTGGCCTGGTCTTACGGGCAGTCTTTTGTTTCTGCTTCTGGTTTGGATCGGTGCTTCATATTTATTTGGCCGTTACTCTGCAAGGCCAATCAAAGGATGGCGGGAATCGAAATTCTTGCGTCTGGGACTGATCGTTGTTCTCGTGCTGTCAATTTTTGTATTTCATAGTTGGTTTTTTGTTATTACTGATGCTGGGACTCGTTTTCGGGGTTTCTTGATTCCTTTATTAGCAATGGCATCAATCCTGTCAATTACGGGCCAGATGTTAGTGCGACGTAGGGGACGCATGGTTCCTAACTGGCTGCTTGTTCTTGCAGATCATGAACGCTTACTTTTACAGAAAGAGTTGAAATGCTCTTTTTTGCATTCCTCTTCTATGCCGAGTTTTCTTAGTCCTGAAGAGTTTGAGTCCTTGCTTTTACAATCTGAAAAGATTTCTGAGGATTGGGTCGATTTGACACTGGCAATCAGTAGTCAAGTTGACTTGAATGGAGATGCGGTGGAACGTTTGCTTGCCTTGCGTGGACAAGGATTACAAATACATTCTCTGGTTGGTTGGTGTGAAATTGTGCTTCATCGTGTACCACCTGAGTTGATTGATCAGCGTTGGTTTATTGATGCGGAAGGTTTCAGTATTCAGCCTGGTCGCCTTGCATGGCGTGTAAAGCGTCTATTTGATGTTTTTGGTGCGTTGTTGTTGATTGTCTTGACATCACCTCTGATGATATTACTTATGTTTAGCATTCGAATTGAAGATGGTGGGCCAATCTTTTACTCCCAAATCAGAACTGGTCTCTATGGAGAAAAGATAAAAATATGGAAATTCCGAAGTATGCGTGAAAATGCAGAGTCTGACGGTATTCAATGGGCTTCAAAAAATGATGTAAGAATTACGCGATTAGGTGGTTTAATACGTCGCTTAAGACTCGATGAATTGCCACAGTTATTTGCAGTTTTGTCCGGTGAATTGAGTTTAATTGGTCCCAGGCCCGAGCGGCCTGAGTTGGAGCTGGAGCTGGTGACTCAGCTTCCTCATTATAGAATTCGCCATTGGATTCGCCCAGGTCTTAGTGGTTGGGCCCAAGTCAATTATCCGTATGGTGCCAGTGTCTCTGATTCTCGAATTAAGTTGAGTTTTGACCTCTTTTATATTCGTAATGCCGGTTTTTTTCTTGATCTTTTCATTCTATTGCGTACTATGCGTTTGGTGTTAAAGGCCGAGGGTTCACAGCCTATTTCAACTTCTAGCTGA
- a CDS encoding SGNH/GDSL hydrolase family protein: MRSSRVFFNICLFIGAVLASFALVEVGLRILGIHYPAFYIVDSKRGYGLRPNARGLYSREGQALVEINEAGFRGSLPSSELSDSVYRIAVLGDSFTEGLQVDEDETWIKVLEKQLNMFSSCSILNYRNAEVLNFGVGGYGTGQSLLTWRYQASKFRPDLVILAVYPGNDFSDNEPNSRDDRPTFRISSQGLLEQDDSFKLSKGYLFRTSIVGRVLDQFVNHSRFLQLLNESKNRVAAFRRSPNSSQSDSLSVAPSPPPNASPNAWILTEALIMQLNRDVQASGARLLVVSTSSPDQVWPIASQRSSDPFLQERRLADFLASENIPYLSLGPLLQHEVDQAPGRLFLHGFHETSLGLGHWNSSGHNAAARIISPWLCQQ; this comes from the coding sequence ATGCGCTCTTCTCGTGTTTTTTTCAACATATGCCTTTTTATAGGTGCAGTCCTTGCTTCGTTTGCTTTAGTTGAGGTTGGATTGCGAATATTGGGTATTCACTACCCCGCTTTTTATATTGTGGATTCTAAGCGTGGTTACGGACTCCGTCCGAATGCACGTGGGCTTTATTCTCGCGAAGGCCAAGCACTTGTTGAGATTAACGAGGCAGGTTTTCGTGGATCTCTCCCCTCTAGCGAGCTAAGTGATTCGGTCTATCGAATTGCCGTGCTTGGTGATTCATTTACTGAGGGCCTTCAGGTTGACGAGGATGAGACCTGGATCAAAGTATTGGAAAAGCAACTTAATATGTTTAGTAGTTGCTCTATCTTGAATTATCGAAATGCAGAGGTTCTTAACTTTGGGGTTGGTGGATATGGTACAGGACAATCCCTTTTGACTTGGCGGTATCAGGCTAGTAAATTTCGTCCAGATTTGGTGATTCTTGCTGTTTACCCAGGTAATGATTTCAGTGATAATGAGCCAAATTCTCGCGATGACCGACCTACTTTTAGGATTTCGTCACAAGGACTTTTGGAGCAAGATGATAGCTTTAAATTATCTAAAGGTTATCTTTTTCGGACTTCCATTGTTGGCCGTGTTTTAGACCAGTTTGTTAATCATAGTCGATTTCTTCAGCTTTTAAATGAATCGAAGAATCGTGTTGCAGCATTTCGACGTTCACCTAACTCCTCTCAATCTGATTCTCTGTCAGTGGCTCCGTCACCACCTCCTAATGCCTCGCCTAACGCATGGATTTTGACAGAAGCGTTGATTATGCAACTTAATCGGGATGTGCAGGCATCTGGTGCAAGGTTGCTTGTTGTTAGCACTAGTAGTCCTGACCAGGTTTGGCCTATAGCGAGTCAACGATCTTCTGATCCGTTTCTGCAAGAGCGGCGATTGGCTGATTTTCTTGCATCAGAAAACATTCCCTATTTATCTCTTGGTCCTTTATTGCAGCATGAAGTGGATCAAGCTCCTGGGAGGTTGTTCTTGCATGGTTTCCATGAGACTTCGCTTGGTTTAGGTCATTGGAACTCGTCTGGACATAATGCTGCTGCTCGAATAATTTCGCCATGGCTATGTCAGCAGTGA
- the asnB gene encoding asparagine synthase (glutamine-hydrolyzing) has product MCGLFGSLGFEAINTEAVFEALQERGPDDRGRWREDSEPEGLELLHTRLAIQDCSRLGHQPMVASDNSLVLVFNGEIYNQKELRSQLEKQGYLFRSECDTEVLMNGFRHWRQGVWSRINGIFAAACWETASRRLTLARDRFGIKPLLWKRDDEGRCTFSSELSALKASGCIEADRINAHALDSYRLWGAITGPLSIIEGTESLPAGHTAVRHQDGTWEIDTFTVQTPISASPESWTLSSATSAIGNALEQAIEQQSIGDHPVGMYLSGGLDSSLLAATLKRHQSKPINSVSVGFNGLEGASDESERAEHTAKHLGLKHKTLRIGITELDKHFDAFIAAIDQPSIDGFNTFLVTTAAREQGMRVAFSGLGADELFGGYPHMLKGSLKKANQARHIRLHGLTKHQRNLMDCERIEKAGLAKIKDYANQQDCSRLELAGYLQETLLRDADATTMAQGLELRVPFLDQGIVDLALQIPQHIHQMEGNKTLLRRLAAPLVPAAVLTTPKQGFNLALAPWLELNPRFRPQRINSLLEKNLERHNLRIPRRTIAKSWMLLKISGKIAPYWRWVVLAEWLQMAKP; this is encoded by the coding sequence ATGTGCGGACTATTCGGCTCGTTAGGCTTTGAGGCCATCAACACTGAAGCGGTGTTTGAAGCCTTACAAGAGCGGGGGCCAGATGATCGTGGCCGTTGGCGAGAAGACAGTGAACCAGAAGGGCTAGAACTTCTGCACACTCGGCTGGCGATTCAAGACTGTTCACGTTTAGGACATCAACCAATGGTGGCGAGCGATAACAGCCTTGTACTGGTGTTTAACGGTGAGATCTACAACCAGAAAGAGCTAAGAAGTCAACTGGAGAAGCAGGGGTATCTATTTCGCTCTGAATGCGACACCGAAGTGCTAATGAATGGGTTCCGACATTGGAGGCAAGGAGTTTGGTCACGTATTAACGGCATTTTTGCAGCGGCTTGCTGGGAGACGGCTAGCCGGAGGCTGACCCTGGCGCGTGATCGATTTGGAATAAAGCCTTTGCTCTGGAAGCGAGATGACGAAGGACGCTGCACCTTCTCCTCCGAACTAAGTGCACTCAAAGCCTCAGGTTGCATAGAAGCAGATCGGATTAACGCCCATGCGCTTGATAGCTACAGACTATGGGGGGCAATCACGGGTCCGCTAAGCATAATTGAGGGTACAGAAAGCCTTCCAGCAGGACATACTGCGGTGAGGCATCAAGACGGGACGTGGGAAATAGATACTTTTACAGTGCAAACTCCTATTAGCGCTTCTCCAGAAAGCTGGACTCTCTCGAGTGCAACGTCTGCGATAGGGAACGCATTAGAACAGGCAATCGAACAACAAAGTATCGGAGATCATCCTGTGGGGATGTATCTCAGCGGAGGCCTAGACTCAAGTCTATTGGCAGCAACCCTCAAGCGTCATCAGTCGAAGCCAATAAATAGCGTTTCAGTCGGGTTTAATGGTCTAGAGGGAGCCTCAGATGAATCAGAACGAGCTGAACATACTGCCAAGCATCTTGGACTGAAACACAAAACATTACGAATAGGTATCACTGAGCTCGACAAGCATTTCGATGCTTTTATTGCAGCGATCGACCAACCAAGCATCGATGGTTTCAACACGTTTTTAGTCACAACGGCTGCACGCGAACAAGGAATGCGTGTTGCGTTTTCTGGTTTGGGTGCTGATGAGTTGTTTGGGGGATATCCACACATGCTGAAGGGCTCACTAAAGAAAGCCAATCAAGCCCGCCATATTCGCCTTCATGGCCTAACTAAACACCAACGAAACCTCATGGACTGCGAGAGGATCGAGAAAGCAGGGTTGGCGAAAATCAAGGACTATGCAAACCAGCAAGACTGCAGCAGATTAGAACTCGCAGGTTACCTACAAGAGACATTACTACGTGATGCCGATGCCACAACGATGGCACAGGGGCTAGAACTACGGGTGCCATTCCTCGACCAAGGAATCGTGGACTTAGCGCTACAGATACCGCAGCACATTCATCAGATGGAAGGAAACAAAACCCTACTAAGACGACTAGCAGCCCCATTAGTGCCCGCTGCCGTGCTGACTACCCCAAAACAGGGCTTCAACCTTGCCTTAGCCCCTTGGCTGGAGCTCAACCCACGATTCCGACCACAGCGAATCAACTCTCTTCTTGAGAAAAACCTTGAACGACATAACCTACGAATACCAAGGAGGACTATTGCAAAAAGCTGGATGTTGCTAAAAATATCTGGCAAGATTGCACCCTACTGGCGGTGGGTTGTACTAGCAGAATGGCTGCAAATGGCAAAGCCGTAG
- a CDS encoding glycosyltransferase family 4 protein yields MILLLSFDVRRKGGIERLTLQVKKSLETSGNSVKLLTPKRMGKSWWGRQLGRFYFVLSLLPALLLSEKVLSMHVLLLKPVKWLQWCRSPNQTLHCWVHGIEVWGNNLTLHQNTLRGCRSLIASSSFTKNQLTALNTEIKVVHPIADLFDPSTKPQSLPGSLKLLTVARMSRQEKYKGHELIINALHELNQQGELPQSLRWDVVGDGDQLQELTKRVQELGLEHRVCFHGSISDNELRTAFQNCSILLMPSNFKIDSLGNASGEGFGIVYLEAALAGRASIGCNEGGQTDLIQDGETGWLIPPSTTSLINVLRIIINQPALASTFGAKARDYALKEFSVERFNQQLIKALEL; encoded by the coding sequence ATGATCCTTTTACTAAGCTTTGACGTGCGCCGGAAAGGCGGAATTGAACGCCTCACTCTGCAGGTGAAGAAGTCACTAGAGACGTCGGGAAATTCAGTAAAACTGTTAACACCAAAACGCATGGGAAAAAGTTGGTGGGGAAGGCAACTTGGCCGATTTTATTTTGTCTTATCGCTGTTGCCAGCTCTGCTACTTAGCGAGAAGGTTCTGAGCATGCACGTCCTACTGCTGAAGCCCGTTAAATGGCTTCAATGGTGCCGGAGCCCCAACCAGACTCTCCACTGTTGGGTACATGGAATTGAAGTCTGGGGAAATAACTTAACCCTACACCAAAATACGCTTAGAGGATGTCGGAGCTTGATCGCGAGTAGCAGCTTCACCAAAAATCAACTAACAGCTCTGAACACTGAGATCAAAGTCGTACACCCCATAGCCGATCTGTTCGACCCATCAACAAAACCCCAATCACTGCCAGGGTCCCTAAAACTCCTTACCGTGGCACGCATGAGCAGACAGGAAAAATACAAGGGACATGAACTGATCATCAATGCTCTGCATGAACTAAATCAACAAGGAGAACTACCTCAATCATTACGTTGGGATGTGGTCGGGGATGGAGACCAGCTACAAGAGCTAACAAAGAGAGTTCAAGAACTTGGATTAGAACATCGGGTTTGCTTCCACGGCTCAATCAGCGATAATGAGCTGCGAACTGCATTTCAAAATTGCAGCATCTTGCTAATGCCCAGCAACTTCAAAATCGATTCACTAGGGAACGCAAGCGGAGAAGGATTCGGAATTGTTTATCTTGAAGCTGCACTAGCTGGAAGAGCTTCAATTGGTTGCAACGAAGGCGGTCAAACAGACTTAATCCAAGACGGGGAAACTGGTTGGCTGATTCCACCAAGCACCACTTCACTTATAAATGTGCTTAGAATTATTATCAACCAACCTGCCCTCGCATCAACATTCGGAGCGAAAGCCCGCGACTATGCCTTGAAAGAGTTTTCAGTCGAGCGTTTCAACCAACAACTCATAAAAGCACTGGAGCTTTGA
- a CDS encoding glycosyltransferase family 4 protein — MNDLASGLVKQNWRVVVLTATGGPENSTTEDLTVIRLSSSIQSNNGVIGKAMKGTYFLISSLIWCLKHGNRGDVVLIVSNPPFIGLLGTILRKLKNMPYVFLFQDLFPQTAVISGLLPSSGPVASSFQWLMNVICKQAAKTVVLSDSMQTQLVQNLGQAESVTVIHNWAVEKALPIPLAKNPFAIQHGFQDRFTVQYSGNFGRLHDLKTLLDAAVILHANPMQFIFIGGGAKQSQIDNYCKFHSLSNVIRLHYQPRSTLKYSLGACDLSVIGLIPGAENSMAPCKFYGILASGKGVLLIAKKNCDLAQLVLTAGIGLVVEPGESEALADKLLQLSKNPQQVQDMGKRARSLYEKRFGRERSTLSYSSLLKSVR; from the coding sequence ATGAATGATTTGGCCAGCGGTTTGGTTAAACAAAATTGGCGGGTGGTTGTCTTGACAGCCACTGGAGGACCTGAAAACAGCACCACGGAGGATCTAACTGTAATTCGCCTTAGCAGCAGCATCCAATCGAACAATGGTGTCATTGGCAAAGCCATGAAAGGGACTTACTTCTTGATAAGCAGCCTGATCTGGTGCCTCAAACATGGCAATCGAGGCGATGTGGTGTTGATCGTGTCCAACCCTCCCTTTATAGGCCTACTAGGAACTATTTTACGCAAGCTGAAAAATATGCCATACGTTTTCCTTTTTCAAGATCTATTTCCACAAACAGCAGTAATAAGCGGGCTATTGCCTTCCTCAGGCCCGGTCGCAAGTAGCTTTCAATGGTTAATGAATGTGATTTGCAAACAAGCCGCCAAAACAGTAGTGCTGAGTGACTCTATGCAGACACAACTAGTGCAGAATTTGGGCCAAGCAGAATCAGTAACAGTTATCCACAATTGGGCGGTCGAAAAAGCTCTACCAATTCCCCTAGCCAAAAATCCATTTGCAATACAACATGGTTTTCAAGATCGCTTCACCGTTCAATACTCAGGGAATTTCGGTCGTTTGCATGACCTGAAAACACTTCTTGATGCTGCAGTGATCTTGCATGCGAATCCTATGCAATTCATATTCATAGGTGGAGGTGCTAAACAGTCCCAAATCGACAACTATTGCAAGTTTCACTCACTAAGTAACGTTATTCGGCTTCACTATCAACCCCGCAGCACATTGAAATACAGCCTCGGAGCATGTGATCTCTCTGTTATTGGCCTTATACCAGGCGCCGAAAACAGCATGGCACCGTGCAAATTCTACGGAATCCTGGCCAGCGGGAAAGGGGTCTTACTTATAGCTAAAAAGAATTGTGACTTGGCACAGCTCGTACTTACAGCAGGCATTGGTTTGGTCGTTGAACCTGGCGAAAGCGAAGCACTTGCTGACAAACTACTTCAACTCAGCAAGAATCCCCAACAAGTGCAAGATATGGGCAAACGGGCACGCTCACTTTATGAAAAACGCTTTGGACGAGAACGATCAACTCTGTCTTATTCCTCGCTTTTGAAGTCAGTTCGATGA
- a CDS encoding glycosyltransferase family 2 protein: MTNQNLPHQTSTTPSIAGVVLCLNEAINLPRALASLTWCDERLIVDSGSTDGSQEVAIQSGAMVIEHYQPGRFLITEQRNWALKYGGLRSEWVLFIDADEEISSDCRQAIQHAIRRESTPDGFELTPRYWFMGRWLRHTQGYPNWHPRLIQRGKLNFEGGVWESFAAGGKVGRITTPYEHYAFSKGIDDWLDRHIRYASWEAEQIITYLQTRDKEAIGTKRGLQLRILSSRVWPIRPLLRFLQKYVVQGGFREGWQGLLFALMMAMYDLITVVKVIEKKRQIAGKAL; encoded by the coding sequence ATGACAAATCAAAACCTACCTCACCAAACCTCAACTACGCCCTCAATTGCAGGAGTAGTATTGTGTCTCAATGAAGCTATTAACCTTCCACGCGCACTGGCCTCTCTGACTTGGTGTGATGAGAGACTAATTGTGGATTCAGGCAGCACTGACGGAAGTCAAGAAGTGGCAATCCAATCTGGCGCCATGGTGATTGAGCATTACCAGCCAGGTCGGTTCCTCATCACGGAACAACGTAACTGGGCTCTGAAATATGGAGGACTTCGAAGCGAATGGGTGTTGTTTATTGATGCGGATGAAGAAATCTCTAGTGACTGTCGACAAGCAATCCAGCATGCAATCCGACGGGAAAGTACTCCTGACGGCTTTGAACTAACACCGCGATACTGGTTCATGGGACGCTGGCTCAGACACACACAGGGATACCCCAACTGGCATCCACGACTGATTCAACGTGGAAAGCTGAACTTTGAAGGCGGAGTCTGGGAAAGTTTTGCAGCTGGAGGCAAAGTGGGTCGCATCACCACTCCCTACGAGCATTACGCCTTCAGCAAAGGCATAGATGACTGGCTAGATCGGCACATTCGCTATGCAAGCTGGGAGGCGGAACAGATTATTACCTACCTGCAGACTCGTGATAAAGAAGCCATTGGAACCAAGCGGGGACTGCAGCTGAGAATCCTTAGCTCACGAGTTTGGCCAATAAGACCACTACTGCGATTCCTACAAAAATATGTGGTTCAGGGTGGCTTTCGCGAAGGATGGCAGGGTCTACTATTCGCGTTAATGATGGCAATGTATGACCTAATTACCGTCGTTAAAGTAATCGAAAAGAAACGCCAGATCGCTGGCAAAGCCTTGTGA
- a CDS encoding glycosyltransferase, whose protein sequence is MLSVSRLCEGLAAEGHQINVITTNAGLPELPKSQLGKPVMLRGVEVTYFPVDHPKGTIKSKALEIALPQILTNVDLIHLSAIWQPIGITIQRHAWKQKIPLIQSLRGALGPYSRRQKWWKKYPYYLLRERPWLQRTTALHVTTYQEDNELNGLGLHAPRMVLPNPLDLTELQVNAEARIAFRAKLGISLETPLLLICGRQHHKKGLDLLPSILNNLKEYSWELLLVGQDDDGSGKALLQKLMSAGLYSRIHNMPIQPSSALSTIYNSSDLLLLPSRHENFGNVVIEALACGCAVAISDKTGVGADLQKDAPPGFGRIMPRNRDVWCSWLANWLRNPQRAGSQVAAWTAQRYSIEAVSKQALEIYQSILQTSRNQT, encoded by the coding sequence GTGCTCAGCGTCAGCAGACTATGTGAAGGTCTAGCTGCTGAAGGGCACCAAATAAACGTGATCACAACCAACGCTGGTTTACCCGAACTACCAAAGAGTCAATTGGGAAAGCCTGTCATGTTACGTGGGGTTGAGGTGACGTACTTCCCAGTGGACCATCCCAAAGGAACGATAAAATCGAAAGCACTTGAGATTGCTCTCCCTCAGATTCTCACCAACGTTGACCTTATTCATCTCAGTGCAATCTGGCAACCAATAGGGATTACAATTCAACGCCATGCGTGGAAACAAAAGATTCCATTAATACAAAGCCTGCGTGGTGCACTTGGGCCATATTCCCGAAGGCAGAAATGGTGGAAAAAATATCCTTATTACCTCTTGCGCGAGCGTCCTTGGTTGCAAAGGACGACTGCTCTACACGTAACCACATACCAAGAAGACAACGAGCTTAATGGTCTTGGGCTTCACGCGCCACGTATGGTATTGCCCAATCCATTGGACCTGACTGAACTCCAGGTGAATGCTGAGGCTAGGATTGCGTTTAGAGCCAAACTTGGAATAAGTTTGGAGACGCCGTTGCTGCTGATCTGCGGCCGTCAGCATCACAAAAAAGGGCTCGATCTACTTCCGTCGATACTGAACAACCTAAAAGAATATTCATGGGAACTTTTATTAGTTGGCCAAGATGATGATGGCAGTGGCAAAGCACTGCTACAGAAACTAATGTCAGCAGGTCTATACAGCAGAATTCACAACATGCCGATTCAACCCTCCTCAGCATTATCTACCATTTACAACAGCTCCGATCTACTGTTACTTCCCAGCCGACATGAAAACTTCGGGAACGTAGTAATTGAAGCTCTGGCCTGCGGTTGTGCAGTAGCCATCAGTGATAAAACTGGCGTCGGTGCAGATTTGCAAAAAGACGCTCCTCCTGGATTCGGAAGAATAATGCCGCGAAATCGCGATGTTTGGTGTTCTTGGCTAGCGAATTGGCTCAGGAACCCACAGCGTGCTGGCTCACAGGTAGCAGCTTGGACTGCTCAGCGATACAGCATCGAAGCCGTGAGTAAACAAGCACTGGAGATCTACCAATCTATCCTCCAAACCTCACGCAATCAGACCTGA
- a CDS encoding class I SAM-dependent methyltransferase: MNRALNQGDIYSSPPNRSLIERTTGLNVHNFLDVGAGTGNNLKEFQRIHPYALTAAITCSRQESLELKKLTQETFIFDLNNINNKKERQKSGLEDLKYDLILLSHVLEHTQDPLNVLNGICNLLSPNGKILIALPNICHWRTRMQIARGKFQYQNDGILDRTHLRFFSYWSAIELVSECTELALLDNWAVGGSILGPIRSVLPNRMCKWLDHQATNRRPNLFGYEIHLLARKRNIHSRH, encoded by the coding sequence ATGAATAGAGCACTTAATCAAGGTGATATCTATTCATCGCCTCCCAATCGAAGCCTAATCGAACGTACAACTGGACTGAATGTACATAACTTTCTTGATGTTGGTGCTGGCACAGGCAACAACCTAAAGGAATTTCAACGGATTCACCCATACGCGTTAACAGCAGCTATAACTTGCTCACGGCAGGAGTCGTTAGAGCTCAAGAAGCTCACGCAAGAGACTTTTATTTTTGATCTTAACAATATAAACAACAAGAAAGAACGTCAAAAATCAGGGTTAGAGGATTTAAAATACGACTTAATATTACTAAGCCACGTACTAGAGCACACCCAAGATCCACTAAATGTCCTAAATGGCATATGCAATTTATTATCGCCTAACGGGAAAATTTTAATTGCACTTCCGAATATTTGCCATTGGAGGACAAGAATGCAAATTGCAAGGGGAAAATTTCAATATCAAAATGATGGTATACTTGATCGGACTCACCTCAGATTCTTCTCTTATTGGTCAGCTATAGAGCTCGTTAGTGAGTGCACCGAACTAGCGTTGCTAGATAATTGGGCTGTAGGAGGGAGTATCCTTGGCCCCATTCGCAGTGTGCTTCCAAATCGAATGTGCAAATGGTTGGACCACCAAGCAACTAATAGGCGTCCAAATTTATTCGGGTATGAAATTCATCTTTTAGCTCGCAAAAGAAATATACATAGTCGACATTAA
- a CDS encoding glycosyltransferase family 1 protein: MGKHTIVDYPKKEILYNNAVSSSLKKEIYGHGFTLYGLLPDRKIDRALIWKRLESGWFDIVIIANIWRQFTLLSKITKSINHENTKLIILDGDDDARIYPFSGSKLKEHGFKPSDFGVNSSQYKNYFKREIDNSLPQSSIEMIIPSPLRMKLRKRLSLGKMNPKECGFSIPKEWIREPKPSNKTNQFQAHIVDKEVREYFKCGQSDYAFKSQKEYYDDLALARFGITTKRAGWDCLRHYEIAAAGTVPCFRELMKKPSRSAPHGLNENNCILYENVKDLESRIKQISDNEYYKLLGESHDWIKNKTTIKSAEEMLKSATYE, encoded by the coding sequence ATGGGTAAGCACACAATCGTCGATTACCCAAAGAAAGAAATCTTATATAATAATGCAGTGTCAAGCTCACTAAAGAAAGAAATATATGGGCATGGATTTACACTATATGGATTGTTACCAGATAGAAAGATTGATAGAGCCCTTATATGGAAAAGATTAGAATCTGGATGGTTTGACATTGTAATTATTGCGAATATCTGGAGACAGTTTACATTGCTGTCTAAAATAACAAAATCAATAAATCATGAAAATACAAAACTAATCATTTTAGATGGTGATGATGACGCGCGAATCTACCCATTTAGCGGAAGCAAGCTTAAAGAGCATGGCTTCAAGCCTTCAGACTTCGGCGTTAATTCTTCACAGTACAAAAACTACTTTAAGCGAGAAATTGATAACAGTTTACCACAAAGCTCGATAGAGATGATCATACCTAGTCCGCTACGGATGAAGTTGAGAAAACGTCTTTCCCTTGGAAAAATGAATCCTAAAGAATGCGGTTTTTCAATTCCTAAAGAGTGGATAAGAGAGCCAAAGCCAAGTAATAAAACAAACCAGTTTCAAGCACATATAGTAGATAAAGAAGTCAGAGAGTACTTTAAATGCGGACAATCTGACTATGCATTCAAAAGTCAGAAAGAATATTATGACGACCTAGCGTTAGCTCGATTTGGAATCACTACAAAAAGGGCAGGCTGGGATTGCCTACGACACTACGAAATCGCAGCAGCTGGAACAGTTCCATGCTTTCGTGAACTAATGAAAAAACCCAGTAGATCAGCGCCACATGGACTAAATGAAAATAATTGTATTCTCTACGAGAATGTCAAGGATTTAGAGTCGCGAATAAAACAAATTAGCGATAATGAATACTATAAACTTTTGGGCGAAAGCCACGATTGGATTAAAAACAAAACAACCATAAAGAGTGCGGAGGAGATGCTCAAATCAGCAACTTATGAATAG
- a CDS encoding bifunctional 2-polyprenyl-6-hydroxyphenol methylase/3-demethylubiquinol 3-O-methyltransferase UbiG produces the protein MTTTRKNSIKVLPHRSDERLAALIATEILPELSEINSILDIGCGDGIVGKLMPENCIYQGIDLSNAAIYEQNKEDVRITYSNPKNLDQSILNSNKADASLMLDVLEHTAKFTDLFEKALKRSKRYSIVSLPNELFFLDRLRLLMGKEHPAHSLDLIGQPEGFKHQYLINIAKAKILLSQTARKHNFTLKEEWLRPLVSKNRLIQPGLLVLKLLSTSQFWSMGSIFVFEKVN, from the coding sequence ATGACAACCACCAGAAAAAACTCAATCAAAGTCCTCCCGCATCGGTCAGATGAAAGATTAGCTGCGTTAATAGCCACAGAGATATTACCAGAGCTCTCAGAAATCAACTCAATATTAGACATCGGCTGCGGAGATGGCATTGTTGGCAAGCTAATGCCTGAAAATTGTATTTATCAAGGGATTGATCTAAGCAATGCAGCGATTTACGAACAGAACAAAGAAGATGTCAGGATTACATATAGCAATCCAAAAAATTTAGATCAGTCCATCCTAAATAGCAATAAAGCTGATGCTAGTCTAATGCTTGACGTATTAGAACATACTGCAAAATTCACGGATCTATTTGAAAAGGCTCTGAAGAGATCAAAGCGCTATTCTATCGTAAGTCTTCCAAATGAGTTGTTTTTTCTTGACAGATTAAGGCTGTTAATGGGGAAAGAGCATCCAGCTCACTCTCTTGACCTAATTGGACAACCAGAAGGATTTAAGCATCAATACTTGATCAATATAGCCAAGGCGAAAATACTACTTAGTCAAACAGCTAGAAAACACAATTTTACTTTAAAAGAAGAGTGGTTAAGGCCCTTGGTTTCAAAAAATAGATTGATCCAACCAGGCCTACTCGTATTGAAATTACTAAGCACTTCACAATTCTGGAGTATGGGCAGTATATTTGTATTCGAAAAAGTAAACTAA